In Halopelagius longus, the following proteins share a genomic window:
- a CDS encoding GNAT family N-acetyltransferase: MELIEAEEDDLDTLVDYWYSLARAMESYDELNKLVYTDIDEVSDDGFRAHLDDDEITDYLVIHEGETIGFVTLREGHHSSRQYSRYLRIVNLAIDESHRNRGHGTNVIERVEEIAREMGCDHLKVSCEWHNEGARRFYRDTEFRPKQVDYAQPLE, from the coding sequence ATGGAACTCATCGAAGCCGAAGAAGACGACCTCGACACGCTCGTCGACTACTGGTATTCTCTTGCAAGAGCGATGGAATCGTACGACGAGCTGAATAAACTCGTCTATACGGATATCGACGAAGTCTCGGATGACGGCTTCCGCGCTCATCTTGACGACGACGAAATCACCGACTATCTCGTCATTCACGAAGGTGAGACGATCGGCTTCGTAACTCTCCGCGAGGGCCACCATTCGTCTCGGCAGTACTCGAGATATCTTCGCATCGTGAACCTCGCTATTGACGAATCGCATCGGAACCGAGGTCACGGTACGAACGTTATCGAACGCGTCGAGGAGATCGCCCGCGAGATGGGTTGTGACCACCTCAAGGTCTCCTGTGAATGGCACAACGAGGGCGCACGCCGGTTCTACCGCGATACCGAGTTCCGACCGAAGCAAGTAGATTACGCGCAACCGTTAGAGTAG